Part of the Streptomyces sp. f51 genome is shown below.
GTACCGGGGACGCGGCGGCGCCGTGTCCGCCTGTCGAACCCGAAAGACCCGGGACCGTCGGGTCCCGGGTCGGGCCCGGGGCCTGTCGGCCCCGGGTCTTGATGCTCAGGTCACTCGCTGACGCCGCGGCTCAGCTCCCAGAGCTGAAGGGTGGAGGAGGAGTTGAGCGCCCACTCCGAGCCCGTGATGTCGTCACGCGCGGCTATGTACTGCTTGCCCTGCCAGAGCGGGATGACCGGGACGTCGTTGGCGACGATGTCCTGGATGGTCGTGAGGCTCTTGGAGGCGGTGAGACGGTCGGCCTCGCGTCGCGAGTCCGGGATCAGGGTGTTGCTGATCCGGGGGTTCGAGTACGGCGAGCCGAGGAAGTTGTCCTTGTCGAGGAAGGGCGCGAGGTAGTTGTCGGCGTCGGGGAAGTCGGGGAACCAACCCATGCCGTAGACCTCGTAGTCGCCCTTCTGCTCGGCCGGACGGAACTTGGCCCACGGCGTGCCCTGGATGCTGACGTCGAACAGACCGGTCGCGTTGAGCTGCTTCTTCAGGACCTGGAACTCCTGCGCGGTGACCGTACCGTAGTGGTCGGTCGTGTAGTGCAGGGTCAGCTTGACCGGGGTGGTGATGCCGGCCTTGTTCAGCAGCGACTGGGCGCGGCTGACGCTCGGGTCGCCGTACTTGTTGAAGAACGCGTTGGCGTGGCCGGTGATGGTCGCCGGGACCAGCGAGTAGAGCGGCTCGGCCTGGGAACCGTAGACCTTGGAGATGAGCTCGCCGCGGTTGATCACCTGGGCCATGGCCTGGCGGACGGCGGTCGACTTCACCGACGGGGCGTTGGTGTTGAAGGCCAGGTAGCGGATTTCGAGGCCGGGCATCTCGTTCAGGTTGATGTTGCCGCCCGAAGCGTTGTCCAGCTTGTTGATCTGCTCCGGCGTCATCGAGCGCGTCATCAGGTCGATGTCGCCCTTGTCGAGGGCCGTGCCCATGGCGTTGGCGTCCGTGAAGGAGCGCAGCTCGACCTGGGAGTTCTTGACCTTCAGCTGGCCCGTGTAGTGCGGGTTCTTCGTGAAGACGGCCCGGGTGACGGTGTCGTCCTTGGAGTCGATCTTCACGGTGTAAGGACCGGAGCCGTCCACGGAGAAGCCGTCGCGCAGGTGGTTCTTCTCGTAGTCCTTCGAGCTCACGATGCCGGCGACCGGGGTCGACAGCTTGAACGGGAAGGTCGCGTCGGCGATCTTGAGGTGGAAGATCACCTCGCGGTCGCCACGGGTCTCGACGGTGTCGACGGTGGACAGCAGGGCCGCGACACCACTGTCGGCCTTGATGGCCCTGGCACGGTCGATGGAGAACTTGACGTCCTTGGCGGTGATCGCGTCACCGTTGGAGAACTCCAGGCCCTCGCGCAGCGTGCACGCGTAGCGCTCGTTGCCGCTGTCGGTGAAGCCGCACTTCTCGGCCGCCTCGGGCTGGGGCTCACCGTCACCACGCGGCTGGACCATCAGCGTCTGCACGGTCTGACGGAGCACGTTCCAGGTGCCGACGTCGTAGGCGTACGCCGGGTCGAACGGTGCCGGGGCATCCTTCGAGGCGGTGAACTGGTCCGTGGTACCGACAACGATGGCATCGCCGCTGTTGCCCCCGCTGGCGGACCCGCCGCAGGCGGCGAGCACTGGGGCGAGCAGGCCGACCACGGCCGGCAGCACCAAAGTCTTGCGGTTCATGCTCGTGTTTCTCCAGAGCTGTAGGTTCCGCGAACCGGCATGCAGGGGTGGCGCGGCGGTCACGGGGTTACGGCGATGTTCTCGCGATGACATTAGTCCGCACCACAACGTCGTCCATACCGGTACCGGAGCCGTCTTCCGCTCACGCTGCGAAACCGGGCGTGGACACACCGATAACCCGACACGGGAAGGATTAGTGCAGGCTTTCATCAATCGGGACACAAGGGCACGCGAAGCCTTCACACATGGGCGGTGCGTGCACAATCCGGTCCGACTGTCGACCCTCCGTAACGTGGCGAACGTCACACCGTAAAATTGATTGAGGCGTACCGGAATTAGTGGTTCCGCCCCGATTTGAATTCCTGAAGACCCTCGCCCGCGCTTACCACACGGAACGCCCGCGCCTTTCCCGCGCATTCGATTCCGCACGCTGCGCCATGAAGCGGGCGACGTTCCGTGATCGGTCAGTGCGCCTTTGTCATCACACGATGCAAAAAGGGCAGGTCGACCTCTTCGAGGGAACGCACCACGGTACGGCGGGCGGCCGGGCTGATGGGGGCGACCGAGGGCACGGCGATCACCTGGCAGCCCGCGGCCTCGGCGGAGGCGACGCCGGTCGACGTGTCCTCGATGACGGCGCAGCGCGCCGGTTCGGCACCGAGCCGAGCGGCCGCGAGGAGGTAGGGGTCGGGGAACGGCTTGGTCCGCTCGACCTCGTCGCCGGCGACGGTCAGGGCGAAGAAGTGGGAGCCGATCGCGCCAAGGACACGGTCGATGATCCGCCGGTGCGAGGCCGAGACCAGTGCGGTGGGCATCTCGTGCGCCGCGAGCTCGGCGAGCAGCCGGGCGGCTCCGGGCATCAGCGGCAGGGAGTGGCCGATGCGCTCCTCGAAACCGTCGTTGAGCAGCACGGACAGTTCGGGCAGGGTGATGTCGGCGCCGGTGGCCTCGATGAGGAATCCCGCGCTGCGGGTCATGGGTCCGCCGACCACAACATGGCGCCAGGAGTCGTCCAGGGTGTGTCCGAGGGCGGCGAAGACGGCGACCTCCACGTCCCACCAGAAACCCTCGGTGTCCACCAGGGTTCCGTCCATGTCGAGGAGCACGGCCTGAAGGGCTGAGCCTTCGGCCGTACGGGTTCCGAGCGCGGGGACCGTACTGGTCATCCTGGCGCACCTCCTTGAGGGACGATCAGGCCGGCCGCCCCCTTGTACGCCAGGGGACGACCGGCCTGCGATGGACCGACCAGTGTACGACTTATCCGATCAGTGTGCGTCGTGCCGCGTGCCGCGGCGCGTCGGGACCCTCACCGTGCGTTGAAGTACTTCGCCTCGGGGTGGTGGATGACGATGGCGTCGGTCGACTGCTCGGGGTGGAGCTGGAACTCCTCGGAGAGGTGGACGCCGATGCGCTCCGGTTCGAGGAGCTCGGCGATCTTGGCGCGGTCCTCCAGGTTCGGGCAGGCGCCGTAGCCGAGGGAGAAGCGGGCGCCGCGGTACTTCAGGGCGAACATGTCGTCGATCGCGGCCGGGTCCTCCCCCGCGAAGCCCAGCTCGGAGCGGACGCGCGCGTGCCAGTACTCGGCGAGGGCCTCGGCGAGCTGGACGGACAGGCCGTGCAGTTCGAGGTAGTCGCGGTAGGCGTTGGCCTCGAAGAGCTTGGCGGTCTCCTCGCCGATGCGCGATCCGACGGTGACGACCTGGAGGCCGACCACGTCGGTCTCCCCCGACTCCTCGGGGCGGAAGAAGTCGGCGAGGCAGAGCCGGCGGCCGCGGCTCTGGCGCGGGAAGGTGAACCGGGTCCGCTCGTTGCCCCGGTCGTCCAGGATGATCAGGTCGTCGTCCTTGGAGACGCACGGGAAGTAGCCGTAGACCACGGCGGCCTCCAGCAGGTTGTCCCGCTGGAGCCGGTCGAGCAGTCCGCGCAGCCGCGGCCGGCCCTCGGTCTCGACGAGCTCCTCGTAGGTCGGGCCGTCGCCGGCGCGGGCCTGCTTGAGACCCCACTGGCCCTTGAACAGGGCACCCTCGTCCAGCCAGGAGGCGTACTCCTTGAGCTGGATGCCCTTGATCACGCGGGTGCCGGTGAAGGGGGCCTTCGGTACGGGGTTGTCGACGGAGACGTCGGAGCGGACGTGACCCTCCTGCGGCCGCTCCTCGGTCTCCACGGAGGCGACCGCGCGCACCCGGCGCTGCTTGAGCTCGGGCAGGACCGCGCCGGGCACCCCGCGCTTGACGCCGATGAGGGCGTCCATCAGGCGCAGCCCCTCGAAGGCGTCGCGGGCGTAGCGGACCTCGCCCTGGTAGATCTCGTGGAGGTCCTGCTCGACGTAGGCCCTGGTCAGGGCCGCGCCGCCGAGGATGACGGGGTAGTCGGCGGACAGACCCCGCTGGTTCAGCTCCTCCAGGTTCTCCTTCATGATCACCGTGGACTTGACCAGGAGTCCCGACATGCCGATGACGTCGGCCTTGTGCTCCTCGGCGGCGTCCAGGATCGCGGAGACCGGCTGCTTGATGCCGAGGTTGACGACGTTGTAGCCGTTGTTGGACAGGATGATGTCGACGAGGTTCTTGCCGATGTCGTGGACGTCGCCGCGGACGGTGGCCAGGACGATGGTGCCCTTGCCCTCCGCGTCCGACTTCTCCATGTGGGGTTCGAGGTAGGCGACGGCGGACTTCATGACCTCGGCGGACTGGAGCACGAAGGGCAGCTGCATCTGGCCGGAGCCGAACAGCTCACCGACCACCTTCATGCCGTCGAGGAGGGTCTCGTTGACGATGTCGAGGGCGGGGCGGTCCTGGAGGGCCTCGGCGAGGTCGGTTTCCAGGCCGTTCTTCTCGCCGTCGATGATCCGGCGCTTCAGGCGCTCGTCCAGCGGGAGCGCGGCCAGTTCCTCGGCCTTGCCCGCCTTGAGCGACTTGGTGGTGGCGCCCTCGAACAGGGCCATGAGCTTCTGGAGCGGGTCGTAGCCCTCGGACCGCCGGTCGTGGATGAGGTCGAGGGCGGTGGTGACCTCCTCCTCGCTGAAGCGGGCGATCGGCAGGATCTTGGAGGCGTGGACGATGGCCGAGTCCAGGCCGGCCTTGACGCATTCGTCGAGGAAGACCGAGTTGAGCAGGATGCGGGCGGCCGGGTTGAGGCCGAAGGAGATGTTGGACAGGCCGAGCGTGGTCTGGACGTCGGGGCGGCGGCGCTTGAGCTCGCGGATCGCCTCGATGGTCGCGATGCCGTCCTTGCGGGACTCCTCCTGGCCCGTACAGATGGTGAAGGTCAGGGTGTCGATGAGGATGTCGGACTCGTGGATGCCCCAGTTGCCGGTGAGGTCCTCGATGAGCCGTTCGGCGATGGCGACCTTGGTCTCGACGGTGCGGGCCTGGCCCTCCTCGTCGATGGTCAGGGCGATCAGCGCGGCGCCGTGCTCGCGCGCGAGGCCGGTGACCTTCGCGAACCGGGACTCGGGGCCGTCGCCGTCCTCGTAGTTGACGGAGTTGAGGACCGCGCGGCCGCCGAGGCGCTCCAGTCCCGCGCGCAGGACCTCGACCTCGGTGGAGTCGAGCACGATCGGCAGGGTGGAGGCGGTGGCGAAGCGGCCGGCCAGTTCGTCCATGTCGGCGACGCCGTCGCGGCCGACGTAGTCGACGCAGAGGTCGAGCATGTGCGCGCCCTCGCGGATCTGGTCGCGGGCCATCTCCACGCAGTCGTCCCAGCGGGCCTCCAGCATGGCCTCGCGGAACTTCTTCGAGCCGTTGGCGTTGGTGCGCTCGCCGATCGCCATGTAGGCGGTGTCCTGACGGAACGGGACCGTCTGGTAGAGGGAGGCGGCGCCGGGTTCGGGCCGCGGGCTGCGCTCGGCGGGCGTGAGGCCGTTCACTCGCTCGACCACCTGGCGCAGGTGCTCGGGGGTCGTGCCGCAGCAGCCGCCGATCAGGGAGAGGCCGTAGTCCCGTACGAAGTTCTCCTGGGCGTCGGCGAGTCCCTCGGCGTCGAGCGGGAAGTGGGCGCCGTCCTTCGTCAGGACGGGCAGGCCGGCGTTGGGCATGCACAGCAGGGGGATGCGGGAGTGGCGGGTGAGATAGCGCAGGTGCTCGCTCATCTCGGCGGGGCCCGTCGAGCAGTTCAGGCCGATCATGTCGATGCCGAGCGGTTCCAGCGCGGTCAGGGCGGCGCCGATCTCGGAGCCGAGCAGCATGGTGCCGGTGGTCTCGAAGGCCATCGAGACCAGCAGGGGCACCCGGACGCCGGTCGCCTCCATGGCGCGGTGCGCGCCGAGGACGGAGGACTTGGTCTGGAGCAGGTCCTGGGTGGTCTCGACGATCAGGGCGTCGGCGCCACCGGCGAGCAGGCCCTCGGCGTTGGCCTGGAAGCCGTCGCGCAGGGTGCCGTACGAGACGTGGCCGAGGGTGGGCAGCTTGGTGCCGGGGCCGATCGAGCCGAGGACCCAGCGCTGGCGGCCGTCGCGGGCACCGAAGGAGTCGGCGACCTCGCGGGCGATCCTGGCGCCGGCCTCGGAGAGTTCGTGGACGCGGTCGGCGATGTCGTACTCGGCCGCCGCCGAGTGGTTCGCCCCGAAGGTGTTCGTCTCCACGCAGTCGACGCCGACCTCGAAGTAGGCCTCGTGGACGGAGCGCACGATGTCGGGGCGGGTGATGTTGAGGATCTCGTTGCAGCCCTCGAGGTCCTGGAAGTCCTCGAGCGTGGGGTCCTGCGCCTGAAGCATGGTGCCCATCGCGCCGTCGGCCACCACGACCCGGGTGGCGAGGGCTTCTCGAAGTGCGTCGGTTCGCTGCCGGCCTTCGGAAGGACCGGACGAAAGGGACGGGTTCGGCAACGAGGCCATGAAGGTGCTCCCTGGAGTGCGAC
Proteins encoded:
- a CDS encoding ABC transporter substrate-binding protein, with the protein product MNRKTLVLPAVVGLLAPVLAACGGSASGGNSGDAIVVGTTDQFTASKDAPAPFDPAYAYDVGTWNVLRQTVQTLMVQPRGDGEPQPEAAEKCGFTDSGNERYACTLREGLEFSNGDAITAKDVKFSIDRARAIKADSGVAALLSTVDTVETRGDREVIFHLKIADATFPFKLSTPVAGIVSSKDYEKNHLRDGFSVDGSGPYTVKIDSKDDTVTRAVFTKNPHYTGQLKVKNSQVELRSFTDANAMGTALDKGDIDLMTRSMTPEQINKLDNASGGNINLNEMPGLEIRYLAFNTNAPSVKSTAVRQAMAQVINRGELISKVYGSQAEPLYSLVPATITGHANAFFNKYGDPSVSRAQSLLNKAGITTPVKLTLHYTTDHYGTVTAQEFQVLKKQLNATGLFDVSIQGTPWAKFRPAEQKGDYEVYGMGWFPDFPDADNYLAPFLDKDNFLGSPYSNPRISNTLIPDSRREADRLTASKSLTTIQDIVANDVPVIPLWQGKQYIAARDDITGSEWALNSSSTLQLWELSRGVSE
- the metH gene encoding methionine synthase, producing the protein MASLPNPSLSSGPSEGRQRTDALREALATRVVVADGAMGTMLQAQDPTLEDFQDLEGCNEILNITRPDIVRSVHEAYFEVGVDCVETNTFGANHSAAAEYDIADRVHELSEAGARIAREVADSFGARDGRQRWVLGSIGPGTKLPTLGHVSYGTLRDGFQANAEGLLAGGADALIVETTQDLLQTKSSVLGAHRAMEATGVRVPLLVSMAFETTGTMLLGSEIGAALTALEPLGIDMIGLNCSTGPAEMSEHLRYLTRHSRIPLLCMPNAGLPVLTKDGAHFPLDAEGLADAQENFVRDYGLSLIGGCCGTTPEHLRQVVERVNGLTPAERSPRPEPGAASLYQTVPFRQDTAYMAIGERTNANGSKKFREAMLEARWDDCVEMARDQIREGAHMLDLCVDYVGRDGVADMDELAGRFATASTLPIVLDSTEVEVLRAGLERLGGRAVLNSVNYEDGDGPESRFAKVTGLAREHGAALIALTIDEEGQARTVETKVAIAERLIEDLTGNWGIHESDILIDTLTFTICTGQEESRKDGIATIEAIRELKRRRPDVQTTLGLSNISFGLNPAARILLNSVFLDECVKAGLDSAIVHASKILPIARFSEEEVTTALDLIHDRRSEGYDPLQKLMALFEGATTKSLKAGKAEELAALPLDERLKRRIIDGEKNGLETDLAEALQDRPALDIVNETLLDGMKVVGELFGSGQMQLPFVLQSAEVMKSAVAYLEPHMEKSDAEGKGTIVLATVRGDVHDIGKNLVDIILSNNGYNVVNLGIKQPVSAILDAAEEHKADVIGMSGLLVKSTVIMKENLEELNQRGLSADYPVILGGAALTRAYVEQDLHEIYQGEVRYARDAFEGLRLMDALIGVKRGVPGAVLPELKQRRVRAVASVETEERPQEGHVRSDVSVDNPVPKAPFTGTRVIKGIQLKEYASWLDEGALFKGQWGLKQARAGDGPTYEELVETEGRPRLRGLLDRLQRDNLLEAAVVYGYFPCVSKDDDLIILDDRGNERTRFTFPRQSRGRRLCLADFFRPEESGETDVVGLQVVTVGSRIGEETAKLFEANAYRDYLELHGLSVQLAEALAEYWHARVRSELGFAGEDPAAIDDMFALKYRGARFSLGYGACPNLEDRAKIAELLEPERIGVHLSEEFQLHPEQSTDAIVIHHPEAKYFNAR
- a CDS encoding HAD family phosphatase: MTSTVPALGTRTAEGSALQAVLLDMDGTLVDTEGFWWDVEVAVFAALGHTLDDSWRHVVVGGPMTRSAGFLIEATGADITLPELSVLLNDGFEERIGHSLPLMPGAARLLAELAAHEMPTALVSASHRRIIDRVLGAIGSHFFALTVAGDEVERTKPFPDPYLLAAARLGAEPARCAVIEDTSTGVASAEAAGCQVIAVPSVAPISPAARRTVVRSLEEVDLPFLHRVMTKAH